A single window of Candoia aspera isolate rCanAsp1 chromosome 3, rCanAsp1.hap2, whole genome shotgun sequence DNA harbors:
- the C3H5orf22 gene encoding UPF0489 protein C5orf22 homolog, with the protein MSSGGGEQSVGPASGAGSSLRTYPKLPVWVVEDHHEVLPFIYRAIGSKHLPVSNISFVHLDSHPDLLIPVNMPADTVFDKETLFSELSIENWIIPAVYAGHFSQVIWLHPAWAQQIEEGTHHFLVGKDTSTTTIRVTSSDAYFLSDGLYVPAGQLENKKSLYLSVCLVNPSKATSDWEGNQAPLSAKKCKLSVDDTGDASSSKDPGDRTHSCTDGLSDGFEKRISVREKPSNLQVPSASDSIGKHPCQMPELVQDILQVLQKGTAYVLDIDLDFFSVKNPFKEIYTQEEYKLLQELYSFKKPESNLSEEELLDCVENRTHQLEDLEAAFADLCDDDTEENLKRWAANPGLKPLVQLVHNLKDRMGTPDYEMVHQAGLTCDYSEIPHHVSTEEEIESFIQAIQHLLGSLPKPTLVTIARSSLDDYCPAEQVEFIQEKVLNVLRLVYGSLDVHLEYLENLCPTGTDFSSTA; encoded by the exons ATGAGTAGCGGCGGCGGGGAGCAGAGTGTTGGACCCGCGAGCGGCGCGGGCAGCTCCCTCCGCACGTACCCGAAGTTGCCAGTTTGGGTGGTGGAAGATCATCACGAA GTTCTTCCTTTCATTTACCGAGCTATAGGCTCAAAGCATCTTCCTGTTAGCAACATCAGCTTCGTTCATTTGGACTCCCACCCAGATCTTCTTATTCCAGTGAACATGCCTGCAGATACTGTGTTCGACAAAGAAACCCTGTTTAG TGAGCTAAGCATTGAAAACTGGATTATACCTGCTGTTTATGCTGGTCATTTTTCACAAGTGATATGGCTACATCCAGCTTGGGCTCAGCAAATAGAAGAAGGAACTCATCATTTTTTAGTGGGCAAAGATACCTCTACTACTACGATAAG GGTTACAAGCTCAGATGCTTACTTCCTTTCTGATGGTCTTTATGTCCCTGCTGGTCAGCTAGAGAACAAAAAATCTTTATATCTGAGTGTCTGCCTTGTGAATCCCTCCAAAGCTACTAGTGATTGGGAAGGCAACCAAGCTCCACTTTCTGCCAAGAAGTGCAAATTAAGTGTGGATGACACTGGTGATGCCTCTTCATCAAAAGACCCTGGTGACCGGACCCACAGTTGCACAGATGGGCTGTCTGATGGCTTTGAAAAGAGAATCTCTGTGCGTGAGAAGCCAAGCAATCTCCAGGTTCCCTCTGCATCTGACTCCATAGGAAAACACCCATGTCAAATGCCAGAACTTGTCCAAGACATTCTCCAAGTGTTACAGAAAGGCACTGCTTATGTTTTAGATATTGACTTGGACTTCTTTTCAGTTAAGAATCCTTTCAAAGAAATATACACTCAG GAGGAATACAAACTCTTACAAGAACTATACAGTTTTAAGAAGCCTGAAAGCAATTTATCAGAG GAGGAGTTGCTCGACTGTGTTGAGAATCGCACACACCAGTTGGAAGATCTAGAAGCAGCTTTTGCTGATTTATGTGATGACGACACTGAAGAAAATCTGAAAAGATGGGCTGCAAATCCTGG ACTGAAACCTCTAGTTCAGCTTGTACATAATTTGAAAGATCGAATGGGAACTCCAGATTATGAGATG GTCCATCAGGCTGGTCTCACCTGTGATTACTCTGAAATTCCTCACCATGTTAGCACTGAAGAGGAGATAGAGAGCTTTATACAGGCTATACAACATCTCTTGGGAAGCTTACCAAAACCAACACTTGTGACCATAGCCCG GTCCAGCTTGGATGACTACTGCCCTGCAGAGCAAGTTGAGTTCATACAAGAGAAGGTCTTGAATGTACTGCGTTTGGTATATGGCAGCCTGGATGTTCATTTGGAATACTTGGAAAATTTATGTCCCACTGGAACGGATTTTTCATCTACAGCATAA